One genomic region from Dehalobacter restrictus DSM 9455 encodes:
- the rbfA gene encoding 30S ribosome-binding factor RbfA, with translation MAKHRAFRLAESIKAEVAQMIREDIKDPRLGFVTVTDVEVADDLRHAKIFVSVLGTEEEMKSSLDVLNKASGYLRSELGKIISLRYFPEITFKYDQSIEHGAHISKLLREVGAKGESSDGQDDE, from the coding sequence ATGGCTAAACACAGGGCTTTTCGCCTGGCAGAATCGATCAAAGCAGAAGTGGCACAAATGATCCGGGAGGATATCAAAGACCCGCGGCTTGGATTCGTGACCGTCACGGATGTGGAGGTAGCTGACGATTTAAGGCATGCCAAAATATTCGTCAGCGTATTGGGAACAGAAGAAGAAATGAAAAGCAGTTTAGATGTTTTAAATAAAGCATCCGGATATCTGCGCAGCGAACTGGGTAAAATCATCAGCCTGCGCTATTTTCCCGAGATCACTTTCAAGTATGATCAGTCTATCGAACATGGCGCCCATATTTCCAAGCTGCTTCGTGAGGTTGGCGCGAAAGGTGAATCCAGCGATGGACAAGACGACGAATAA
- a CDS encoding DHH family phosphoesterase produces MDKTTNKVISELAKKLDTISEAALLTHISPDGDCIGSMLALGIALEGLNKKICYYNPGFLPVNLKFLPGVDKICSVLPPEEFPETLIFIDCAEAERAYSGLCPEFLQGKTVINIDHHISNNGFGTVNWIDAGAAATGEMIFHLLGEMGVSMTKEIAENLYTAIITDTGRFSYSNTTVESFRIAAELLKTGLDLVQINNILFEQKSLAQTRLLQKALTNLELHQQGTMAVIVLTREDFEETGADESLSEGLVNYARNIEKVEAAALLKEIAPDEIKVSFRSNTWLDVNQVASRFGGGGHRRASGCSINGTMGQARQMIVSALEEALNVGRDH; encoded by the coding sequence ATGGACAAGACGACGAATAAGGTGATCTCAGAACTGGCTAAAAAATTGGATACAATCTCCGAGGCTGCACTGCTTACGCATATATCCCCGGATGGGGACTGCATTGGTTCAATGCTTGCTTTGGGGATTGCCTTAGAAGGTCTGAACAAAAAAATATGTTATTATAATCCTGGGTTTCTGCCGGTGAATTTGAAGTTTCTTCCGGGTGTGGACAAGATATGTTCTGTTCTGCCTCCGGAAGAGTTTCCAGAAACCCTTATTTTTATTGACTGCGCTGAAGCGGAAAGGGCGTACAGTGGTCTTTGCCCGGAGTTTCTTCAGGGGAAAACGGTGATTAATATCGATCATCATATTTCCAATAACGGTTTTGGTACGGTTAATTGGATTGACGCCGGCGCAGCCGCCACAGGTGAAATGATTTTTCACCTGCTGGGTGAAATGGGAGTTTCCATGACCAAAGAAATTGCAGAGAATCTCTATACTGCGATCATCACGGATACAGGCAGATTCAGCTACAGCAATACCACAGTCGAAAGTTTCAGGATTGCTGCGGAATTGCTCAAAACAGGCCTTGATCTTGTTCAGATCAACAATATACTGTTTGAACAGAAAAGCTTGGCTCAGACCAGACTGCTGCAAAAAGCACTGACGAACCTGGAACTTCATCAGCAGGGAACGATGGCTGTCATTGTTCTGACCAGAGAAGACTTTGAAGAAACAGGTGCAGATGAGAGCTTGAGTGAAGGCTTGGTGAACTATGCACGCAATATTGAAAAGGTGGAAGCTGCTGCGCTGTTAAAAGAAATTGCCCCGGATGAAATCAAAGTCAGTTTCCGATCCAATACCTGGCTTGATGTAAATCAAGTTGCGAGCCGGTTCGGCGGAGGCGGACACCGGCGGGCATCAGGCTGTTCTATTAATGGAACAATGGGTCAAGCCAGGCAAATGATTGTATCCGCACTTGAGGAGGCCCTGAACGTTGGACGGGATCATTAA
- the truB gene encoding tRNA pseudouridine(55) synthase TruB, with translation MDGIINVLKPVGMTSTDVVRWLLRKTKAGKAGHIGTLDPGATGVLPICLGKATRLAEYHSDQGKSYRAEITLGITTDTQDTFGQELSRIVPIVSREQFVNTLENFLGVIEQEPPMYSAVRKNGRRLYEYARQGIDVAREKRQVEIKRLDLVEWHEEKFPRVLFDVECSKGTYIRTLCHDIGAALGCGAHMSFLLRLSAGKFTLDSTYTLEEIDQALADGDEHMLLAPEWGLTLPKASIPAYRLAAFRNGLSTGGDLVNAEVYGEQLPVQVFCEGRFIGVGNWENGCLCPNKVMG, from the coding sequence TTGGACGGGATCATTAATGTTTTAAAACCTGTTGGCATGACCTCCACAGACGTTGTTAGGTGGCTGCTTCGAAAAACAAAAGCCGGCAAGGCAGGCCATATTGGGACGCTGGATCCCGGAGCTACCGGGGTGCTTCCGATTTGCCTTGGCAAGGCAACGCGGCTGGCAGAATACCATAGCGACCAGGGAAAAAGTTATAGAGCTGAGATTACACTCGGAATCACGACAGATACGCAGGATACTTTCGGACAGGAACTATCGAGGATTGTGCCTATAGTATCACGAGAGCAATTTGTAAATACACTGGAGAATTTTCTTGGTGTCATTGAACAAGAACCACCGATGTATTCCGCTGTCAGAAAAAATGGCAGGCGTCTGTACGAATATGCCCGCCAGGGGATCGATGTTGCAAGAGAAAAAAGACAGGTTGAGATCAAGCGGCTGGATCTGGTGGAATGGCATGAAGAGAAGTTTCCAAGAGTTCTATTCGATGTGGAATGCTCCAAAGGAACGTATATACGCACTTTATGTCACGATATTGGCGCTGCCCTGGGTTGCGGTGCACATATGTCCTTTTTGCTTAGATTAAGCGCAGGCAAGTTTACGCTGGATTCCACCTACACACTGGAAGAGATTGACCAGGCGCTTGCCGACGGCGATGAACACATGCTCCTGGCTCCGGAATGGGGACTCACACTGCCAAAGGCAAGTATACCGGCCTATCGGCTTGCCGCTTTCCGAAACGGGCTTTCTACCGGAGGGGATCTTGTTAATGCTGAAGTGTACGGGGAACAGCTTCCTGTTCAGGTATTTTGTGAGGGACGTTTTATTGGCGTAGGGAATTGGGAAAACGGATGTTTATGCCCCAATAAGGTCATGGGTTAG
- a CDS encoding bifunctional riboflavin kinase/FAD synthetase, producing MEVCTLIPGQKFEPTVLALGNFDGIHLGHQELLKDGLEKARSLKTLFSVLLFDPHPLKVLHPDRKLELITGKDEKIMLFEKFGVDKVFLLPFSLEFAETTPQEFVENILLKIGVVHVTVGFNYSFGCHGKGKPGDLEKFGEAYNFGVSVVQAQMLDDRVISSTEIRRALLNGDIDLAKSMMGRAPTIIGTVVHGDGRGRDIGFPTANIETHEDLLIPKNGVYAVTAEIDGRIYGGMMNIGIVPTFKTGQEKIIEIHFFDFHGDLYRKDLFIDIQARLRAEKKFSGVREITEQLGKDMEAAKQKLQKQNFTKFME from the coding sequence TTGGAAGTTTGCACTTTGATTCCGGGACAAAAATTTGAGCCGACTGTGCTTGCTCTGGGGAATTTTGACGGTATACACCTAGGACACCAGGAGCTGTTGAAGGACGGCTTGGAGAAAGCACGTTCACTGAAGACATTGTTTTCAGTTTTACTTTTTGATCCCCATCCGCTGAAGGTACTTCATCCAGATAGAAAACTGGAATTGATTACTGGCAAGGATGAGAAAATTATGCTATTTGAGAAATTTGGCGTAGACAAAGTGTTCTTATTGCCTTTCTCTCTGGAATTTGCCGAGACAACACCGCAGGAATTCGTTGAAAATATTCTGCTGAAAATCGGGGTCGTTCATGTTACCGTTGGTTTCAACTACTCCTTCGGCTGTCATGGCAAAGGAAAACCTGGCGACCTCGAAAAGTTTGGTGAAGCTTACAATTTTGGGGTAAGTGTTGTCCAAGCCCAGATGCTTGACGACAGAGTGATTTCTTCGACCGAAATCAGACGTGCACTTCTGAACGGGGATATCGATCTAGCCAAGTCGATGATGGGACGCGCACCTACGATTATCGGAACGGTGGTTCACGGTGACGGGCGGGGCAGAGATATTGGATTTCCGACAGCCAACATAGAGACGCATGAGGACTTGCTAATCCCGAAAAATGGTGTGTATGCCGTTACTGCAGAAATTGACGGTAGGATCTACGGCGGGATGATGAATATCGGGATTGTACCGACCTTTAAAACCGGCCAGGAGAAGATCATTGAAATCCATTTTTTTGATTTTCACGGAGATTTATATCGGAAGGACTTATTTATAGATATTCAGGCCAGACTGCGCGCTGAAAAGAAATTCAGCGGAGTCAGGGAAATCACAGAGCAACTCGGCAAAGACATGGAAGCGGCAAAACAAAAGCTGCAAAAACAAAACTTTACAAAATTTATGGAATAA
- the rpsO gene encoding 30S ribosomal protein S15: MLTPEKKKDIIAKFQQHEGDTGSPEVQIALLTTRISELTEHFKTHKKDHHSRRGLFKLIGQRRAMLNYLKKSDFNRYRTVVTELGLRH, encoded by the coding sequence ATGCTTACACCGGAGAAAAAGAAGGATATCATTGCGAAGTTTCAGCAGCATGAAGGAGACACAGGTTCACCCGAGGTTCAGATCGCTCTTCTCACTACAAGAATCAGTGAGTTGACAGAACACTTCAAGACCCATAAGAAAGATCATCATTCCCGCCGGGGTCTTTTTAAATTGATTGGACAACGCCGTGCAATGCTGAACTACCTCAAGAAATCCGATTTTAACCGTTACCGCACAGTAGTCACAGAACTCGGCTTACGTCACTAA
- a CDS encoding polyribonucleotide nucleotidyltransferase, translating into MTQEVLERSLQVGGRNLSFETGIIGRQAGGAIYARYGDTVISAFATTSSKPREGIDFFPLTVDLEERFYAVGKIPGGFIKREGRPSERSILSSRLIDRPVRPLFPDGYRNDVQISAMVMSVDQDCAPDVTAINAVSAALTISDIPFLGPIAAVVVGLVDGEFVVNPTVAQAEISKMQLTVAGTKDAIMMVEAGAKEVPEDQMLEAIMFAHEEIKKIAEFIERYREAALEVGLAKAKREVTPVEIPAEISEKVLAWGHDKLDQAIRIEEKLARQEAVDKVKADALEVFAEEFPEDLKLVTKILDDLTHKIIRKLITHEHIRPDGRALDEIRPITIEVGRLPRTHGTGLFTRGQTQVLTVATLGAAGDEQIIDGLGLEDSKRYMHHYNFPAFSVGEVRPNRGPGRREIGHGALAERALLPMIPPESEFPYTLRLVSEVLESNGSSSMASVCGSTLALMDAGVPIKAPVAGIAMGLIKEEDHFAILTDIQGLEDHDGDMDFKVAGTAEGITALQMDIKIKGVNREILAQALAQAKAGRMFILDKMLQVLPQPRPNLSPFAPRIITFTIHPDKIRDVIGPGGKIIKKIVEETKVKIDIEDDGQVFIAAVDGEAGDKAAEIIRSLTRDIEVGKIYKGKVVRIMDFGAFVEVIPGVLGLPGKDGLVHISQLDVNRVNKVEDVVKLGDEIIVKATGIDKQGRLNLSRKEALGQSQGQKE; encoded by the coding sequence GTGACTCAAGAAGTCTTGGAACGCTCGCTACAGGTTGGAGGCAGAAACCTGTCGTTTGAAACCGGTATCATAGGTCGTCAAGCCGGTGGGGCAATTTATGCCAGATATGGAGACACAGTCATATCTGCATTTGCAACGACCAGTTCTAAACCACGAGAAGGGATCGACTTTTTCCCTTTGACTGTTGATTTGGAAGAACGTTTTTATGCCGTAGGAAAGATTCCCGGTGGATTCATCAAAAGAGAAGGCAGACCTAGTGAGAGGTCCATATTGTCGTCAAGACTGATAGACAGACCGGTCCGTCCGCTTTTCCCGGACGGTTACCGCAACGATGTACAGATCAGTGCGATGGTCATGTCCGTCGATCAGGACTGTGCACCGGACGTAACGGCTATCAACGCAGTTTCGGCTGCGCTCACGATTTCCGATATTCCTTTTCTGGGTCCTATTGCCGCCGTGGTTGTCGGGCTTGTCGACGGCGAGTTTGTCGTTAACCCGACGGTAGCCCAAGCGGAAATCAGCAAAATGCAGCTGACTGTTGCTGGAACCAAAGATGCGATTATGATGGTCGAGGCTGGTGCCAAGGAAGTTCCCGAGGATCAGATGCTCGAAGCGATCATGTTTGCGCACGAAGAAATTAAAAAGATAGCAGAATTCATTGAGAGATACAGGGAAGCAGCCCTGGAAGTGGGACTTGCCAAGGCTAAAAGAGAAGTCACTCCGGTCGAGATCCCTGCGGAAATATCCGAAAAGGTCCTGGCGTGGGGTCATGACAAGCTCGATCAGGCTATCCGTATTGAAGAAAAACTGGCCCGCCAGGAAGCTGTTGACAAGGTCAAAGCAGACGCGCTCGAAGTTTTCGCCGAGGAATTTCCTGAGGACTTAAAATTAGTTACGAAAATATTGGATGACCTGACCCATAAAATTATCCGCAAGCTGATTACCCACGAACATATCAGACCTGATGGCCGTGCTTTGGATGAGATCAGACCGATTACGATTGAAGTCGGACGTCTGCCGAGAACACACGGCACCGGTTTGTTTACGCGCGGACAGACACAGGTACTCACGGTTGCGACATTAGGAGCTGCCGGTGATGAGCAAATCATCGACGGTCTGGGATTGGAAGATTCCAAACGTTATATGCATCATTATAATTTCCCGGCCTTCAGTGTCGGCGAAGTCCGTCCGAACAGGGGACCGGGCAGACGTGAGATTGGTCACGGCGCTTTGGCTGAACGTGCCCTGCTGCCGATGATTCCTCCGGAAAGTGAATTCCCGTATACGCTGCGTCTGGTTTCCGAAGTATTGGAATCCAACGGATCGAGCTCCATGGCTTCCGTCTGCGGCAGCACACTCGCTCTAATGGATGCTGGGGTTCCGATTAAGGCTCCGGTAGCTGGGATTGCGATGGGATTGATCAAAGAAGAAGACCATTTTGCGATTCTTACCGATATTCAGGGTTTAGAAGACCACGACGGTGATATGGACTTTAAAGTAGCCGGTACTGCCGAGGGCATTACAGCACTGCAGATGGATATCAAGATCAAAGGCGTCAACCGTGAAATCCTCGCTCAGGCTCTGGCTCAGGCCAAGGCTGGCAGGATGTTCATCCTGGATAAAATGCTGCAGGTCCTGCCGCAGCCCAGACCGAATCTCTCGCCATTTGCACCGCGAATTATTACCTTTACCATTCATCCTGACAAAATCAGAGATGTCATCGGACCAGGCGGCAAGATCATTAAGAAGATCGTAGAAGAAACCAAGGTCAAGATCGATATCGAAGATGACGGACAGGTATTTATTGCTGCGGTTGACGGTGAAGCCGGAGACAAGGCAGCTGAGATTATTCGCTCTTTGACGCGGGACATTGAAGTCGGGAAGATCTACAAAGGCAAAGTTGTCCGGATCATGGATTTTGGCGCCTTTGTCGAAGTCATTCCAGGTGTGCTTGGACTTCCGGGAAAAGACGGCCTTGTGCATATCTCCCAGCTCGATGTGAACCGCGTGAACAAAGTAGAAGATGTCGTCAAACTTGGCGACGAGATCATCGTCAAGGCTACCGGCATTGACAAGCAGGGCAGATTGAACCTGTCCCGTAAAGAAGCTCTCGGACAGAGCCAGGGCCAGAAAGAATAA
- a CDS encoding polysaccharide deacetylase family protein produces MSFFPLTKIKFKVITLLVVFIGLTLMQSRVVGVSNQNLPVPIDQVQTDNKIIALTINVDWGESYIPEILDILDRYQAKATFFVTGKWAAKHPELIQQIAAKGHLLGNHSYSHPHPDNLTVVQNKEELSKTENIIKEVTGCKTIYYAPPYGEKGKNGLQAADELGYTTILWTLDTIDWKLESTPELITQRILDPKIRYGVKPEKKGAIVLMHPKKNTVKALPDILAGLKNEGFSFVTIEKLITTGLTGNTTP; encoded by the coding sequence ATGTCATTTTTTCCTCTGACTAAGATCAAATTTAAAGTAATTACCCTGCTGGTTGTGTTTATCGGTCTTACCTTGATGCAAAGCCGGGTCGTTGGAGTCAGCAACCAGAATTTGCCTGTTCCGATCGATCAAGTTCAGACAGATAATAAAATCATTGCGCTGACAATCAATGTCGATTGGGGGGAATCGTATATCCCGGAAATACTGGATATCCTCGACCGTTATCAGGCCAAGGCAACTTTTTTTGTGACGGGGAAATGGGCCGCCAAACATCCCGAACTCATTCAGCAGATTGCAGCAAAAGGCCATTTGCTCGGCAATCACAGCTATTCCCATCCGCATCCGGACAACCTGACTGTGGTTCAAAATAAAGAAGAGTTAAGCAAGACGGAAAATATAATTAAAGAAGTGACCGGGTGCAAAACAATATACTATGCCCCTCCGTATGGGGAAAAAGGGAAAAATGGACTTCAGGCAGCAGATGAACTGGGCTATACGACCATCCTCTGGACGCTGGACACGATTGACTGGAAGCTGGAGAGCACGCCGGAACTGATAACCCAGAGAATTCTGGATCCTAAAATACGATATGGCGTAAAACCGGAGAAAAAAGGTGCCATTGTCCTGATGCATCCCAAGAAAAATACAGTCAAGGCGTTGCCCGATATCTTAGCCGGTTTAAAAAATGAAGGTTTTAGTTTCGTAACGATAGAAAAATTAATAACAACTGGATTAACAGGAAATACTACTCCTTGA
- a CDS encoding D-alanyl-D-alanine carboxypeptidase family protein translates to MVQLKKRFLGIILSLLTMMLTAGSPLYAQNTRLSGEMTIETSSLSSGKWTLPYVTAHSAVLLDAETGELLYDRDGNVQRPPASTTKIMTAILALELTEPEEITTVSEKAGGVGESSIYLDKGDKIKIGELLEGALLSSGNDACVALAEKTAGSQDEFIRLMNQKAASLGAYRTNFVNPNGLPDPNHYSTAFDLALITRYAMNAPQFAEIVSQKYSVINFEEPRKSQNAKNTNKLLWNYPLADGVKTGTTNAAGKCLVASASKDGRRLICVVLNAPDRFGDAQRLLQWGFDYTGIIEIGKKGDVAGNFPISDTEIPLVLSEDIRLCLEKDMIKGLKMQINLRTEIDYPIKEGDILGHYQIYAENKLLKEVPLLAQHDGENPGNLPGKVRIFVDDLLDFFSKKG, encoded by the coding sequence GTGGTACAATTGAAAAAAAGATTCTTGGGCATAATTCTGAGTTTGCTGACCATGATGCTGACAGCAGGCAGTCCTCTATATGCCCAAAATACCAGGTTGTCCGGAGAAATGACGATCGAGACGTCCAGTTTATCCAGCGGAAAATGGACGCTTCCATATGTAACAGCGCATTCGGCAGTGCTGCTTGACGCGGAAACAGGAGAGCTACTATATGACAGAGACGGGAATGTCCAACGGCCACCCGCCAGCACCACCAAGATTATGACCGCAATCCTGGCTCTGGAGCTGACAGAGCCTGAGGAGATAACCACGGTCAGTGAGAAAGCAGGCGGTGTTGGGGAATCTTCTATCTATCTGGACAAGGGGGACAAGATTAAGATTGGAGAGTTGCTGGAAGGGGCGCTCTTAAGCTCCGGCAATGATGCGTGTGTCGCGCTCGCTGAAAAGACCGCGGGAAGCCAGGATGAGTTCATCCGGCTGATGAATCAGAAAGCAGCCTCACTGGGCGCTTATCGCACAAATTTTGTAAATCCGAACGGTCTGCCCGATCCAAATCATTATTCCACGGCGTTTGACCTGGCCCTCATCACCAGATATGCGATGAATGCCCCTCAATTTGCCGAAATTGTAAGCCAAAAATATTCAGTCATTAACTTTGAGGAGCCCCGTAAGTCTCAAAATGCCAAAAACACCAATAAACTTCTGTGGAATTACCCTTTGGCGGATGGTGTAAAAACGGGAACGACCAATGCAGCCGGGAAATGCCTGGTCGCGTCAGCCAGTAAAGACGGGCGGAGACTGATCTGCGTTGTACTGAATGCCCCGGATCGTTTCGGAGATGCCCAAAGACTTCTGCAATGGGGCTTTGATTATACCGGAATCATTGAAATAGGGAAAAAAGGGGACGTTGCAGGCAACTTTCCGATTTCAGATACGGAAATTCCGCTGGTTCTAAGCGAAGATATCCGGCTCTGTCTTGAAAAAGACATGATCAAAGGCCTTAAAATGCAGATAAACCTAAGGACGGAAATTGACTATCCAATTAAAGAGGGAGACATTTTGGGTCATTATCAAATTTATGCAGAGAATAAACTTCTTAAAGAAGTACCGCTCCTGGCACAGCATGATGGGGAAAACCCAGGTAATCTTCCCGGAAAAGTCCGAATCTTTGTGGACGATTTACTGGATTTCTTTTCTAAGAAAGGATAA
- a CDS encoding M16 family metallopeptidase — protein MHRKHVLPNGVRIITEEIDYVRSVAIGIWVGTGSRNETEGYEGISHFIEHMFFKGTVKRSARQLAESLEAVGGQINAFTTKELTCYYAKVLDEDISLAIDVLSDMFFNSLFDPKEMDKEKNVVIEEIKMYQDSPDELIHDLFSQYVWHKDPLGKPILGIEETIHGLSSEKVRHYLETHYTPDQVVIAVAGKIKHEDIIRQLAMFGDFQRQRTDSIKENPQGTTFRKTMGKDTEQMHLIVGVPGLGQDHEDIYVMHVINSILGGGLSSRLFQEIREQRGLAYSVYSYHSTYADTGLFAVYAGTSPGNTDEVIKCILDELNKLKREGLTEEELMKTKAQIKGNLYLGLESVSSRMSRLGKTELSFGEVKTPEEAVEKLEKVTTADITRVMERLWQKDKISILTLGQKDYHSDIEKLVDEAFA, from the coding sequence TTGCATCGAAAACACGTATTGCCTAACGGGGTCCGAATCATCACCGAAGAGATTGATTATGTCCGTTCCGTGGCGATTGGGATCTGGGTCGGAACAGGATCCCGCAATGAAACGGAAGGGTATGAAGGTATTTCTCATTTCATTGAACATATGTTTTTCAAAGGAACCGTAAAACGAAGTGCACGTCAGCTTGCAGAATCTCTGGAAGCAGTCGGCGGCCAGATTAATGCGTTTACGACCAAGGAGCTTACCTGTTATTATGCCAAAGTGCTCGATGAGGACATCTCACTGGCGATTGATGTCTTAAGTGATATGTTTTTTAACTCTCTCTTTGATCCGAAGGAGATGGATAAAGAAAAAAATGTTGTCATTGAAGAAATCAAAATGTATCAGGATTCTCCGGATGAGCTGATCCATGATCTCTTTTCCCAGTATGTCTGGCATAAAGACCCGCTGGGCAAACCGATCCTCGGTATTGAAGAAACCATTCATGGTTTAAGCAGTGAGAAGGTCAGGCATTATCTAGAGACGCACTATACACCTGATCAGGTCGTCATTGCGGTAGCCGGAAAAATCAAGCATGAGGATATCATCCGCCAGCTAGCCATGTTCGGTGATTTTCAGAGACAAAGAACAGATTCCATCAAGGAAAACCCTCAGGGGACGACCTTCCGAAAAACAATGGGCAAAGATACCGAGCAGATGCACCTGATTGTCGGGGTTCCGGGTCTTGGGCAGGATCATGAGGATATCTATGTGATGCATGTGATCAACAGCATCTTAGGTGGAGGGCTTAGTTCACGCCTTTTTCAGGAAATCAGGGAACAGAGAGGTCTGGCTTATTCCGTCTATTCCTATCACTCCACCTATGCCGACACCGGTCTGTTTGCGGTGTATGCAGGCACGAGCCCCGGGAATACGGATGAAGTCATCAAATGCATTCTCGATGAATTGAATAAATTAAAAAGAGAAGGATTAACTGAAGAGGAACTCATGAAAACGAAAGCCCAGATCAAGGGCAACCTTTATTTGGGGCTAGAATCTGTCAGTAGTAGAATGAGCAGACTCGGCAAAACAGAGCTGTCTTTCGGCGAAGTAAAAACACCGGAAGAGGCAGTCGAAAAACTGGAAAAGGTCACCACGGCCGATATTACGAGAGTGATGGAGCGTCTCTGGCAGAAAGACAAAATCAGCATCCTCACGCTGGGACAGAAGGATTATCATTCGGATATTGAAAAACTAGTTGATGAAGCCTTTGCCTAA
- the dut gene encoding dUTP diphosphatase — MEETVKVRFKRISAGDTQKPEIPLYATAGAAGADLYACLDQKMVVRPGERVRVPTGIAIELPGPQIAAFVFARSGLADKKGLTLSNGVGVIDSDFRGEIKVLMINLGQEDVTISNGDRIAQIAFIPVCRTAFYEVEDLGDTARGEGGFGSTGV; from the coding sequence ATGGAAGAAACGGTTAAAGTTAGATTTAAACGAATTTCGGCCGGGGATACCCAAAAGCCTGAAATACCATTGTATGCAACCGCGGGGGCTGCCGGCGCAGATCTATATGCCTGTCTGGACCAGAAAATGGTGGTGCGACCAGGGGAAAGAGTGAGAGTCCCGACCGGTATCGCTATAGAGCTGCCAGGTCCGCAAATCGCAGCTTTTGTATTTGCCCGCAGCGGCCTAGCGGATAAAAAAGGGCTTACCTTGAGTAACGGTGTCGGTGTTATTGATTCTGATTTCCGGGGTGAAATCAAAGTATTAATGATCAATCTCGGGCAGGAAGACGTTACGATCAGCAACGGCGATCGAATTGCCCAGATCGCATTTATACCCGTCTGTAGGACTGCTTTTTACGAAGTAGAAGACCTTGGGGATACAGCCAGAGGTGAAGGGGGCTTTGGGTCGACGGGAGTCTAA
- a CDS encoding LytR/AlgR family response regulator transcription factor: MILLYKAVIVEDDVFFRQKLATVISSTLDIEVVCTFSSGEEFLMQINKMHPDILFLDIGLPGISGIQVAELVREDYPYMEIILITADEHYLQEAVRLYASDFITKPLDIARLNQTMSRIMKKSLIPGLLIELKTTDSVEILRQEEICFVEAMAKKSIIYTMKKTLTCLHLIRELEERLDKRQFFRSNRSYLVNLRWIDAVRPTSRTTFQITFQGIKESAYLQKKRYPEFRERLKLFLGEGGQSQWRSV, from the coding sequence GTGATTTTGTTGTATAAAGCCGTTATTGTAGAAGATGATGTATTTTTTCGGCAGAAACTCGCAACGGTGATTTCCTCCACTTTAGATATTGAAGTCGTCTGCACATTTTCCAGCGGGGAAGAGTTCCTGATGCAAATCAACAAAATGCATCCTGATATTCTGTTTTTGGATATTGGTTTGCCAGGAATCTCCGGAATACAGGTAGCTGAATTAGTCAGGGAGGATTATCCGTACATGGAGATCATCCTGATCACAGCGGATGAACATTATCTCCAAGAGGCTGTACGCCTTTATGCCTCCGACTTCATCACCAAACCACTGGATATCGCAAGACTGAACCAAACGATGAGCAGAATTATGAAAAAGTCATTGATTCCAGGCTTACTGATTGAATTAAAAACGACTGATTCAGTGGAGATATTAAGGCAGGAGGAGATTTGTTTTGTGGAAGCAATGGCGAAAAAGAGTATCATTTATACCATGAAAAAAACCCTCACCTGTCTTCATCTGATACGGGAATTAGAGGAACGTTTGGATAAAAGACAGTTCTTTAGAAGCAATCGCTCCTATTTAGTCAATCTGCGATGGATTGATGCGGTCAGACCAACCTCCAGAACAACTTTTCAAATTACTTTTCAAGGTATAAAAGAAAGCGCTTATCTTCAAAAGAAACGCTATCCAGAATTCCGGGAACGTTTGAAACTATTTTTAGGAGAAGGTGGACAGAGTCAATGGCGCAGCGTTTAA